In Treponema primitia ZAS-1, a single window of DNA contains:
- a CDS encoding transcriptional regulator yields MASDLSYVEYVIDQIKASGAIMYKKMFGEYLVYLNNKPVVMVCDNTAFVKMLDCIKPLMEDAETGFPYDGAKEHYIVNTDDSEYFSKVVNILEKNIPPSNFKKKK; encoded by the coding sequence ATGGCAAGTGATTTAAGTTATGTTGAATACGTTATTGACCAAATAAAAGCCAGTGGAGCAATAATGTATAAAAAAATGTTTGGGGAATATTTAGTATACTTGAACAATAAACCTGTTGTAATGGTTTGTGATAATACGGCATTTGTAAAAATGCTTGATTGCATAAAACCTTTAATGGAAGATGCGGAAACGGGTTTTCCGTATGACGGCGCAAAAGAGCATTATATTGTAAATACAGATGACAGCGAATATTTTAGCAAGGTTGTAAATATATTGGAAAAGAATATTCCCCCATCAAATTTCAAGAAGAAGAAATAA
- a CDS encoding RNA recognition motif domain-containing protein, which translates to MAKKLYVGNLSYNTHEDNLRSLFSAFGTVESVKIITDRDTGNSKGFGFVEMSTDAEAQAAISGTNSTDLDGRAIKVNEAMDKPRRESNRW; encoded by the coding sequence ATGGCTAAAAAATTATATGTAGGCAATCTTTCCTACAATACCCACGAAGATAATCTCAGGAGCCTCTTCTCCGCCTTCGGTACAGTGGAATCGGTTAAAATCATCACCGATCGGGATACGGGCAATTCCAAGGGCTTTGGCTTTGTGGAAATGAGCACCGACGCGGAAGCTCAGGCAGCCATCAGTGGAACCAACAGCACGGACCTTGATGGCCGGGCTATCAAAGTAAACGAAGCAATGGACAAACCCCGCCGGGAAAGCAATCGCTGGTAG
- a CDS encoding DUF2461 family protein, with product MDTKLILAFLNELNKNNSFEWMKNNKQKYEQAKHI from the coding sequence ATGGATACAAAATTAATTTTAGCATTTTTGAACGAATTGAATAAAAATAATAGTTTTGAATGGATGAAAAATAATAAACAAAAATATGAACAGGCAAAACATATATAA
- a CDS encoding VOC family protein, with protein sequence MEIDCIGLFVNNMETMVEFYRDVIGLKTNWNGEPNADFEAGKCRLIMFGRNDFENMVSKQFNYPKGLNGTAEIAFTLKTFDEVDTEYKRLINLGVENVFPPTTMPWGQRTCYVADPEGNLLEIGSFGA encoded by the coding sequence ATGGAAATTGATTGTATCGGACTTTTTGTGAATAACATGGAAACAATGGTTGAATTTTACCGTGATGTTATTGGATTGAAAACGAACTGGAACGGCGAGCCAAATGCTGATTTTGAAGCGGGGAAATGCCGCTTAATAATGTTCGGCAGAAATGATTTTGAAAATATGGTTTCAAAACAATTTAATTATCCCAAAGGATTAAACGGCACAGCGGAGATAGCCTTTACCCTAAAAACGTTTGATGAAGTAGACACGGAATATAAACGCCTTATAAATTTAGGCGTTGAAAATGTTTTTCCGCCGACCACAATGCCCTGGGGACAACGGACTTGTTATGTAGCTGACCCAGAAGGTAATTTGCTGGAAATCGGTTCATTTGGGGCATAA
- a CDS encoding carboxymuconolactone decarboxylase family protein → MEKKNNYQTFMEEAPEAAAAFNSLIQSLALPNGLDQKTMQLIYIGIKASQENVQAVCAHVPMAKQAGATREEIKNTILLTLTVCGVSGVLSCLTPALEAYDAGET, encoded by the coding sequence ATGGAAAAGAAGAACAATTATCAGACATTTATGGAAGAAGCGCCGGAAGCGGCTGCAGCATTTAACAGTTTAATTCAATCGTTGGCTCTGCCGAATGGTCTTGACCAGAAAACCATGCAGCTTATCTACATCGGCATTAAGGCATCGCAGGAGAATGTTCAGGCAGTTTGCGCCCATGTGCCGATGGCGAAGCAAGCCGGGGCTACCAGGGAGGAAATCAAAAATACAATTCTGCTGACATTGACCGTATGCGGTGTGTCTGGTGTGTTGTCTTGCCTTACCCCCGCGCTAGAGGCGTATGATGCGGGGGAAACCTGA